One Pseudomonas muyukensis DNA segment encodes these proteins:
- a CDS encoding alpha/beta hydrolase-fold protein encodes MRRIKQWTGLLALATWVSASALAVEGPALVVGQAVHGQVGGASRPVWQLPLQAGDLVRGKVDGDISLRLLDAQGRPLRLLIDGLDQPRDFLFVAEQTGDFAVRAEPLPTRPNTRFALRLEQVLAQAEQRRPAEPLRSPAMRALAQQLAAGASTEAFWKARAEAGTPMVEALPGQPGQRLVTFLWRGARDNVRVFGAPTGNHEALLRLGRSDVWYRSFEVPAASRLSYQMAPDVPASDDRRMILATTRRDPLNPHRFADASGDPWLSRSRLELPDAAPQPWVQRRADVPRGSVERKRLASTLLGNERDIYLYRPAGWRAGKADQALLVLFDAHAYTRQVPTPTMLDNLIADGLVPPTAAIIIANPSGASRERELPPNPLFARFMAEELMPWAAGQGLSAPAARTVVAGSSYGGLASAYLGLRHPELFGNVLSMSGSYWWPLSGGEPGWLTREYVKAPRQPLRFYLQSGLFEGPKIVDTNRHLRDVLLAKGYPVEQVEFPAGHDYLQWRGSLPCGLISLLGRGTQAVAQACVPQG; translated from the coding sequence ATGCGACGCATCAAGCAATGGACCGGCCTGTTGGCCCTGGCGACCTGGGTGTCGGCGTCGGCCCTGGCCGTCGAAGGGCCGGCCCTGGTGGTCGGGCAAGCGGTCCACGGCCAGGTCGGTGGCGCCAGTCGGCCGGTCTGGCAATTGCCTCTGCAGGCCGGTGATCTGGTGCGCGGCAAGGTGGACGGCGATATCAGCCTGCGCCTGCTCGATGCCCAGGGGCGTCCCCTGCGCCTGTTGATCGATGGCCTGGACCAGCCTCGGGATTTCCTGTTCGTCGCCGAGCAGACAGGCGATTTCGCCGTGCGTGCCGAGCCGCTGCCAACCCGCCCGAATACGCGCTTCGCCTTGCGCCTGGAGCAAGTGCTGGCGCAGGCCGAACAGCGCCGGCCTGCCGAGCCGTTGCGCAGCCCGGCCATGCGGGCGCTGGCGCAACAACTGGCGGCAGGCGCAAGCACCGAGGCGTTCTGGAAGGCACGGGCCGAGGCCGGCACGCCCATGGTCGAGGCGCTGCCTGGGCAACCTGGGCAGCGCCTGGTGACCTTCCTCTGGCGTGGTGCGCGGGACAACGTGCGGGTGTTCGGCGCCCCCACCGGCAACCATGAAGCGCTGCTGCGCCTGGGCCGCAGCGATGTCTGGTATCGCAGCTTCGAGGTACCGGCGGCCAGCCGCCTGAGCTACCAGATGGCACCCGATGTACCGGCCTCCGACGACCGCCGGATGATTCTCGCCACCACCCGCCGCGACCCGCTCAACCCGCACCGCTTCGCCGACGCCAGCGGCGATCCATGGTTGTCGCGCTCGCGCCTGGAGCTGCCGGATGCCGCGCCGCAGCCGTGGGTACAGCGCCGCGCCGACGTGCCGCGGGGCAGCGTCGAGCGCAAGCGCCTGGCCAGCACGCTGTTGGGCAATGAGCGGGATATCTACCTCTACCGCCCGGCCGGCTGGCGCGCGGGCAAGGCCGACCAGGCACTGCTGGTGCTGTTCGATGCCCATGCCTACACCCGCCAGGTGCCGACGCCAACCATGCTCGACAACCTGATCGCCGATGGCCTGGTACCGCCCACGGCGGCGATCATCATTGCCAACCCCAGCGGTGCCAGCCGCGAGCGGGAGCTGCCGCCCAACCCGCTGTTCGCCCGCTTCATGGCCGAGGAACTGATGCCCTGGGCCGCTGGCCAGGGCCTGTCGGCGCCGGCTGCGCGCACGGTGGTGGCCGGCTCCAGCTACGGCGGCCTGGCATCGGCCTACCTGGGGCTCAGGCACCCGGAACTGTTCGGCAATGTGCTGAGCATGTCGGGTTCGTATTGGTGGCCGCTGAGCGGTGGCGAACCCGGCTGGTTGACCCGCGAATACGTCAAGGCCCCGCGTCAGCCGTTGCGGTTCTATCTGCAATCGGGGTTGTTCGAAGGGCCGAAGATCGTCGATACCAACCGCCACCTGCGCGATGTGTTGTTGGCCAAGGGCTACCCCGTGGAGCAGGTGGAGTTCCCGGCGGGGCATGATTACCTGCAATGGCGCGGCAGCCTGCCCTGTGGGCTGATCAGCTTGCTTGGCCGGGGCACCCAGGCGGTTGCGCAGGCCTGCGTGCCGCAGGGTTGA
- the nadS gene encoding NadS family protein produces MNRFFDELMQSVEQMDVIVHGRRQPARQFEIDALQVKNIRKATGLSQTRFAEMIDVQVATLRNWEQGRREPTGPAKALLRAIHNDPEHVLKALAH; encoded by the coding sequence ATGAATCGCTTCTTCGACGAACTGATGCAAAGCGTCGAACAGATGGACGTCATCGTCCATGGCCGGCGCCAACCAGCCCGCCAGTTCGAGATCGATGCCCTGCAGGTCAAAAACATCCGCAAGGCGACCGGGTTGTCCCAGACGCGCTTTGCCGAAATGATCGATGTTCAGGTAGCGACCCTGCGCAATTGGGAACAGGGGCGCCGGGAGCCTACCGGGCCAGCCAAGGCGTTGCTGCGTGCCATCCACAACGACCCCGAACACGTCCTGAAAGCACTCGCCCACTGA
- a CDS encoding type II toxin-antitoxin system RelE/ParE family toxin, which yields MLFTETAIFTKRVQERLDDESYRLLQVRLLICPDAGDTIEGTGGLRKIRVAAKGHGKRGGARVIYYHLVTASQIAMLYIYPNNEQPNLNAEQRKALKAVIEHWSQP from the coding sequence ATGCTCTTCACCGAAACGGCCATCTTCACCAAACGCGTCCAGGAACGGCTCGACGATGAGAGCTACCGGTTGCTGCAGGTCCGTCTGCTGATATGCCCTGATGCAGGCGATACGATCGAAGGAACGGGTGGCCTGCGCAAGATCCGGGTTGCAGCCAAAGGGCACGGTAAACGGGGCGGGGCCAGAGTGATCTACTACCACTTGGTAACCGCATCGCAGATTGCGATGCTCTACATCTACCCCAACAACGAACAACCCAACCTCAATGCCGAGCAACGCAAAGCACTGAAAGCCGTCATCGAACACTGGAGCCAACCATGA
- a CDS encoding SulP family inorganic anion transporter, translating to MFLSRWLPGLANLLHYRREWLHADLQAGLSVAAIQIPIAIAYAQIVGLPPQYGLYACVLPMMVYALIGSSRQLMVGPDAATCAMIGGAVAPLALGDPQRIAELSVIVTVLVGAMLIGAGVARAGFIASFFSRPILIGYLNGIGLSLIAGQLSKVVGFKIEGDGFILSLINFFQRLGEIHWLSLAIGLAGLGLLIWLPRRYPRLPAALVTVVVFTALAGLFGLDRFGVAILGPVPAGIPELAWPQSNLAETKSLLRDALGIATISFCSAMLTARSFAARHGYAINANHEFVALGVSNLAAGISQGFAISGADSRTAVNDMVGGKSQLVGIIAALVIALILLFFTAPMAWIPQAALGAVLLMAGWGLIDVKSLRSIRSLSRFEFWLCLLTTVGVLGLGVLPGIVFAVTLAILRLLYSIYQPTDAVLGWMPGVEGQVDVRQHKDARTVPGLLVYRFDDAILFFNADYFKMRLLDAVQGSAQTQVVLFDAEAVTSIDVSGIAALREVRDTLAAQGIHFAIARARGTFLRMLVRSGMAREMEDKLLFGSVRAGIRAYRVWRNRSRQALKEQ from the coding sequence ATGTTTCTTTCCCGCTGGCTACCGGGCCTTGCCAACCTGTTGCACTACCGTCGCGAGTGGTTGCATGCCGACCTGCAGGCCGGGCTGTCGGTGGCCGCGATCCAGATCCCCATCGCCATCGCCTATGCGCAGATCGTCGGCCTGCCGCCACAATACGGCCTGTACGCCTGCGTGCTGCCGATGATGGTCTACGCCCTGATCGGCAGTTCGCGCCAGTTGATGGTCGGCCCCGATGCCGCCACCTGCGCCATGATCGGCGGCGCCGTGGCGCCCCTGGCCCTGGGCGACCCGCAGCGCATCGCCGAGCTGTCGGTGATCGTCACCGTGCTGGTGGGGGCGATGCTGATCGGCGCCGGGGTGGCGCGGGCCGGGTTCATCGCCAGCTTCTTCTCACGCCCGATCCTGATCGGTTACCTCAATGGCATCGGCCTGAGCCTGATCGCCGGGCAGTTGTCGAAGGTGGTGGGGTTCAAGATCGAAGGCGATGGTTTCATCCTCAGCCTGATCAACTTCTTCCAGCGCCTGGGCGAGATCCACTGGCTGAGCCTGGCCATCGGCCTGGCCGGGCTGGGCCTGCTGATCTGGCTGCCACGGCGCTACCCGCGCTTGCCGGCGGCACTGGTGACCGTGGTGGTGTTCACTGCCCTGGCCGGGCTGTTCGGCCTGGATCGCTTCGGTGTGGCGATCCTCGGCCCGGTGCCGGCCGGCATCCCCGAGCTGGCCTGGCCGCAAAGCAACCTGGCGGAAACCAAGAGCCTGCTGCGCGACGCCCTGGGTATCGCCACCATCAGTTTCTGCAGCGCCATGCTCACCGCCCGCAGCTTCGCCGCCCGCCATGGCTATGCGATCAACGCCAACCATGAGTTCGTCGCCCTGGGCGTGAGCAACCTGGCCGCCGGTATCTCCCAGGGCTTCGCCATCAGCGGCGCCGACTCGCGCACCGCGGTCAACGACATGGTCGGTGGCAAGAGCCAGCTGGTGGGCATCATCGCCGCGCTGGTGATCGCCTTGATCCTGCTGTTCTTCACCGCGCCCATGGCCTGGATCCCCCAGGCCGCGCTGGGCGCCGTGCTGCTGATGGCCGGCTGGGGGCTGATCGACGTCAAGTCGCTCAGGAGCATCCGCAGCCTCAGCCGCTTCGAGTTCTGGCTGTGCCTGCTGACTACCGTCGGCGTGCTCGGCCTGGGCGTGCTGCCGGGCATCGTGTTCGCCGTGACCCTGGCCATCCTGCGCCTGCTGTACAGCATCTACCAGCCCACCGACGCGGTGCTCGGCTGGATGCCGGGCGTCGAGGGCCAGGTCGACGTGCGCCAGCACAAGGACGCGCGCACCGTGCCGGGGCTGCTGGTGTACCGCTTCGACGACGCGATCCTGTTCTTCAACGCCGACTACTTCAAGATGCGCCTGCTCGACGCCGTGCAGGGCAGCGCGCAGACCCAGGTGGTGCTGTTCGACGCCGAGGCGGTGACCAGCATCGATGTCAGTGGCATCGCCGCCCTGCGCGAGGTACGCGACACCCTCGCCGCCCAGGGCATCCATTTCGCCATCGCCCGTGCCCGCGGCACCTTCCTGCGCATGCTGGTGCGCTCGGGCATGGCCCGGGAGATGGAGGACAAGCTGCTGTTCGGCTCGGTACGCGCGGGCATTCGGGCGTATCGGGTATGGCGCAACAGGAGCCGCCAGGCGCTGAAAGAGCAGTAA
- the cynR gene encoding transcriptional regulator CynR produces MLARHVHYFLAVAEHHSFTRAAAALHVSQPALSQQVRQLEDSLGAQLFDRSGRSTRLTDAGEVYLRHARAALQALQQGQRALHDVADLSEGLLRLAVTPTFTAYLVGPLVEAFHCRYPNIRLRVRELPQEQMEALLLADELDVGIAFEPVHAQDIEARPLLVETLALVVGDGHPLAGQAAIDAPALGEQSLILLGSEFATREQIDRYCRQHAITPHILMEANAISAVLEVVRRTSLSTLLPAAIAADTDDLSALALQPWPLERTAALLQRRGGYQSAAARAFIEVAHELAGKP; encoded by the coding sequence ATGCTCGCCCGTCACGTCCATTACTTCCTGGCCGTTGCCGAACACCACAGCTTCACCCGCGCCGCTGCCGCGCTGCATGTCTCGCAACCGGCGTTGTCGCAGCAGGTTCGGCAGCTGGAAGACAGCCTCGGCGCGCAGCTGTTCGACCGCTCCGGGCGCAGCACCCGCCTGACCGATGCCGGCGAGGTCTACCTGCGCCACGCCCGCGCCGCGCTGCAGGCGCTGCAACAGGGGCAGCGTGCCCTGCACGATGTGGCCGACCTGAGCGAAGGCCTGTTGCGCCTGGCAGTGACGCCGACCTTCACCGCCTACCTGGTCGGGCCGCTGGTCGAAGCCTTCCACTGCCGCTACCCGAATATCCGCCTGCGCGTGCGCGAACTGCCTCAGGAACAGATGGAAGCCCTGCTGCTGGCCGATGAACTGGACGTCGGCATCGCCTTCGAACCGGTACATGCCCAGGACATCGAGGCCCGCCCACTGCTGGTGGAGACCTTGGCGTTGGTGGTCGGTGACGGGCACCCGTTGGCCGGGCAGGCGGCGATCGATGCGCCGGCACTCGGGGAGCAATCGCTGATTCTGCTCGGCAGCGAATTCGCCACCCGCGAGCAGATCGACCGCTACTGCCGCCAGCACGCCATCACCCCGCACATCCTGATGGAGGCCAACGCCATCAGTGCCGTGCTCGAGGTGGTGCGTCGCACATCGCTGTCGACCCTGCTCCCGGCCGCCATCGCCGCCGACACTGATGACCTCAGCGCCCTGGCCCTGCAGCCCTGGCCTCTTGAACGCACCGCCGCGCTGCTGCAACGCCGGGGTGGCTACCAGAGCGCCGCCGCGCGTGCGTTCATCGAGGTGGCGCACGAGCTGGCCGGCAAACCGTAG
- a CDS encoding carbonic anhydrase: protein MQDIIDGFLKFQRDAFPERAGLFRDLASGQQPRALFISCSDSRLVPELVTQREPGELFVIRNAGNIVPSYGPEPGGVSASVEYAVAALQVSDIVICGHSDCGAMSAIANCACLEHMPAVAGWLRYAESARVVNDARRHASAAAKVESMVRENVIAQLTNLQTHPSVRLALEQGRLALHGWVYDIASGRIDTFDGASGRFVSLAHHPEVRALAPQLPRAV from the coding sequence ATGCAGGACATCATCGACGGCTTTCTGAAGTTCCAGCGCGACGCGTTCCCCGAACGCGCCGGGCTGTTCCGCGACCTGGCCAGCGGGCAACAGCCGCGGGCCCTGTTCATCTCCTGCTCGGACAGCCGGCTAGTGCCGGAACTGGTCACCCAGCGCGAACCGGGCGAGCTGTTCGTCATCCGCAACGCCGGCAACATCGTGCCCTCGTACGGGCCGGAGCCGGGCGGCGTGTCGGCCTCGGTGGAATACGCAGTCGCCGCGCTGCAGGTCAGCGACATCGTCATTTGCGGCCATTCGGACTGCGGCGCCATGAGCGCCATCGCCAACTGCGCTTGCCTCGAGCACATGCCCGCCGTGGCCGGCTGGCTGCGTTACGCCGAGTCGGCCCGGGTGGTCAACGATGCCCGGCGCCATGCCAGCGCGGCGGCCAAGGTCGAATCGATGGTGCGCGAGAACGTGATCGCCCAATTGACCAACCTGCAGACCCACCCCTCGGTACGCCTGGCCCTGGAGCAGGGGCGGCTGGCGCTGCATGGCTGGGTCTACGACATCGCCAGTGGCCGTATCGACACTTTCGATGGCGCCAGCGGGCGCTTTGTGTCCCTGGCGCATCACCCCGAGGTGCGCGCCCTTGCCCCGCAACTGCCACGTGCGGTTTGA
- the cynS gene encoding cyanase — MIQSQVSQNARLALTDVILLAKARKDLSFAQISEGTGLSEAFVTAALLGQHALPREAAQAVADMLGLDADAVALLQAIPLRGSIDNRVPTDPTIYRFYEMLQVYGTTLKVLVHEKFGDGIISAINFKLEVKKVEDPEGGSRAVITLDGKYLPTKPF; from the coding sequence ATGATCCAGTCCCAAGTCAGCCAGAACGCCCGTCTTGCCCTGACCGACGTCATCCTCTTGGCCAAGGCCCGCAAGGACCTGTCGTTCGCCCAGATCAGCGAGGGGACCGGCCTGTCCGAAGCCTTCGTCACCGCCGCGCTGCTCGGCCAGCACGCCCTGCCGCGTGAGGCGGCCCAGGCGGTCGCCGACATGCTGGGCCTCGATGCCGACGCGGTGGCCTTGCTGCAGGCCATCCCGCTGCGCGGCAGCATCGACAACCGGGTGCCCACCGATCCGACCATCTACCGCTTCTACGAGATGCTGCAGGTGTACGGCACCACCCTGAAGGTGCTGGTGCATGAGAAGTTCGGCGACGGCATCATCAGCGCCATCAACTTCAAGCTGGAGGTGAAGAAGGTCGAGGACCCGGAAGGCGGTTCGCGGGCGGTGATCACCCTGGATGGCAAGTACCTGCCGACCAAGCCGTTCTGA
- a CDS encoding alpha/beta fold hydrolase: MRPEIAVLDIQGQYRVYTELHRAHGAEKTIILINGSLATTASFAQTVRNLHPQFNVVLYDQPYAGKSKPHNRQERLLSKETEAHILLELIEHFRADHVMSFSWGGACTLLALAHQPRLVQKAIVSSFSPVINEPMRDYLERGCQYLAACDRYQVGNLVNDTIGKHLPSLFKRFNYRHVSSLDSHEYAQMHFHINQVLDHDLARALKAARNIDIPVLFINGERDEYTTVEDARQFSQHVGRSQFSVIRDAGHFLDMEHKAACEATRSAMLGFLKPVVREPRQRYTPVQGQHALAI; this comes from the coding sequence ATGAGGCCAGAAATCGCTGTACTTGATATCCAAGGGCAGTACCGGGTTTACACGGAGTTGCATCGCGCCCATGGCGCCGAGAAGACCATCATCCTGATCAATGGCTCGCTGGCCACCACGGCGTCGTTCGCACAGACCGTGCGCAACCTGCACCCGCAGTTCAACGTGGTGCTGTACGACCAGCCGTACGCCGGCAAGTCCAAGCCGCACAACCGCCAGGAGCGCCTGCTCAGCAAGGAGACCGAGGCGCACATCCTGCTCGAGTTGATCGAGCACTTCCGTGCCGACCACGTGATGTCGTTCTCCTGGGGCGGCGCCTGCACCCTGCTGGCACTGGCGCACCAACCGCGCCTGGTGCAGAAGGCCATCGTCAGCTCGTTCTCGCCGGTAATCAACGAACCGATGCGCGACTACCTGGAGCGTGGCTGCCAGTACCTGGCCGCCTGCGATCGCTACCAAGTCGGCAACCTGGTCAACGACACCATCGGCAAGCACCTGCCATCGCTGTTCAAGCGCTTCAACTACCGGCATGTCAGCAGCCTGGACAGCCATGAGTACGCGCAGATGCACTTCCACATCAACCAGGTGCTCGACCACGACCTGGCGCGGGCATTGAAGGCGGCGCGCAACATCGACATCCCGGTGCTGTTCATCAACGGCGAGCGTGACGAGTACACCACGGTCGAGGATGCCCGCCAGTTCAGCCAGCATGTCGGGCGCAGCCAGTTCAGCGTGATCCGCGATGCCGGGCACTTCCTCGACATGGAGCACAAGGCCGCCTGCGAGGCCACCCGCAGCGCCATGCTCGGCTTCCTCAAGCCGGTCGTGCGCGAACCCCGCCAACGCTACACACCGGTACAGGGGCAGCATGCACTGGCAATCTGA
- a CDS encoding 16S rRNA pseudouridine(516) synthase: MRLDRFLGNLPCYNRQQVRLLLIQRRARVDGEVVTDPLHPVREFSRVEVDEQVHQAGRPARYLMLHKPAGCVSATQDPQHRTVLDLLPEELRADLHIAGRLDYNTTGLMILTNDGQWSRRLTQPRTKLPKVYRVRTEDEIGAHYIAKFREGFYFAFEDLTTQPAQLDILAPREGRLAIVEGRYHQVKRMFGYFQNKVVGLHRERMGPIELDPTLAPGEFRALNAAEIAAV; this comes from the coding sequence CCAGCAAGTACGCCTGCTGCTGATCCAGCGCCGTGCGCGCGTGGACGGCGAGGTGGTGACCGACCCGCTGCACCCGGTGCGTGAATTCAGCCGTGTCGAGGTGGACGAACAGGTGCACCAGGCAGGCCGCCCGGCGCGCTACCTGATGCTGCACAAGCCCGCCGGTTGTGTCAGCGCCACCCAGGATCCGCAACACCGCACGGTGCTCGACCTGCTGCCCGAAGAGCTGCGCGCAGACCTGCACATCGCCGGACGCCTGGACTACAACACCACCGGGCTGATGATCCTGACCAACGACGGCCAGTGGTCACGACGCCTGACCCAGCCCCGCACGAAGTTGCCGAAGGTCTATCGAGTGCGCACCGAGGACGAGATTGGCGCGCATTACATCGCCAAGTTCCGCGAAGGCTTCTACTTCGCCTTCGAGGACCTCACCACCCAGCCTGCCCAGCTGGACATCCTCGCCCCGCGCGAGGGCAGGCTGGCGATCGTCGAAGGGCGTTATCACCAGGTGAAGCGGATGTTCGGGTATTTCCAGAACAAGGTGGTGGGCTTGCACCGCGAGCGCATGGGGCCGATCGAGCTGGACCCGACCTTGGCCCCAGGTGAGTTCAGGGCCTTGAATGCAGCAGAAATCGCCGCTGTTTGA